One Spirochaeta africana DSM 8902 genomic window carries:
- a CDS encoding HD domain-containing phosphohydrolase: MQSFFLRIDRIIGAGILLVLVLGLFGIGYLVLGIQGIRLGDQHRTVLAAVNSGVSYLNRLQTEYPDTQVESAVADAELQRRYVAIQQALDDQLRAYSRIAVPEPPRLPFTPDDLQQAVAALGAVARQAGQVYQTVRNRIFYFSLGLSMTGFGIMLATLLLALRFRSYSRQFFRYIMDGGQRLQQVVTHEQLADWRKCPRWQEGEDYRQLVDNLIGVVQQERSLSETMPSISLEEFLPMLQGLIEPIVGFERIAFAFIDRSENVIAESAITTVDKVFLEPGFVQPLHETTLGELAASGRPRIIHDLTQHYQEIHQSRATELILQEGMQSSMTLPFMFNGTCIGFLFLSSSVRGQFSEEHMQAVNRILQIYKQSLYYQYLLQQVLAETSEAFVRLMEKKDNETSLHILRMARYSHLIAREYLRQHPGEQAPRFIREILWFAPLHDIGKIGVPDSILLKPGSLSDQEFATMREHVDLGVEVIEGMRRGINRVLDMNLLRTAIDLVAAHHEKFDGTGYPNRLKGEDIPLAGRIVAAADVFDALTSRRPYKDAWPVDQALQVMRSESGSHFCPKVIAALEAALPQILEVYERYKEV, encoded by the coding sequence ATGCAGAGTTTTTTTTTGCGAATTGACAGAATTATTGGTGCCGGGATCCTGCTTGTCCTGGTTTTGGGACTGTTCGGGATCGGGTATCTGGTGCTGGGGATTCAGGGCATCCGCCTGGGCGATCAGCACCGCACCGTCCTGGCAGCGGTCAACAGCGGGGTGAGCTATCTGAATCGCCTGCAGACTGAGTATCCCGATACGCAGGTGGAGTCAGCCGTTGCAGATGCCGAGCTGCAGCGGCGCTATGTGGCGATCCAGCAGGCCCTGGACGATCAGCTGCGGGCGTATTCCCGGATCGCGGTGCCGGAACCTCCCCGGCTGCCCTTTACCCCGGATGATCTGCAGCAGGCGGTGGCCGCCCTGGGGGCGGTTGCGCGCCAGGCGGGACAGGTCTACCAGACGGTACGTAATCGTATCTTTTACTTCTCGCTGGGGCTGTCCATGACCGGGTTCGGTATTATGCTGGCGACCCTGCTGCTTGCCCTGCGGTTCCGGTCCTACAGCAGGCAGTTTTTCCGGTATATCATGGACGGCGGGCAGCGCCTGCAGCAGGTTGTTACCCATGAACAGCTGGCTGACTGGCGGAAATGTCCCCGATGGCAGGAAGGCGAAGACTACCGGCAGCTGGTGGACAATCTGATCGGGGTGGTCCAGCAGGAGCGATCACTCAGTGAGACCATGCCCTCGATTTCACTGGAGGAGTTTCTGCCGATGCTGCAGGGACTGATCGAGCCGATAGTCGGATTCGAACGTATCGCCTTTGCGTTCATCGACAGAAGCGAGAATGTTATTGCCGAGAGCGCCATAACCACCGTCGACAAGGTCTTCCTGGAACCCGGATTTGTGCAGCCGCTGCATGAGACAACCCTGGGTGAGCTGGCTGCGTCGGGGCGTCCGCGGATCATTCACGACCTGACACAGCATTATCAGGAAATCCATCAGTCGCGGGCGACCGAGCTCATTCTGCAGGAGGGGATGCAGTCCAGCATGACTTTGCCGTTTATGTTCAATGGCACCTGTATCGGGTTTCTGTTTCTCTCCAGCAGCGTTCGCGGACAGTTCAGCGAGGAGCACATGCAGGCGGTCAATCGCATCCTGCAGATCTATAAGCAGTCGCTGTACTATCAATATCTGCTGCAGCAGGTGCTGGCTGAGACCTCAGAGGCGTTTGTGCGCCTTATGGAGAAGAAAGACAATGAAACCTCGCTGCATATCCTGCGCATGGCACGCTACTCGCACCTGATTGCCCGTGAGTATCTGCGGCAGCATCCCGGGGAACAGGCTCCCCGATTTATCCGGGAGATACTCTGGTTTGCACCACTGCATGACATCGGCAAGATCGGGGTTCCCGACAGTATTCTGCTGAAACCCGGCAGCCTGAGCGATCAGGAATTTGCCACGATGAGAGAGCATGTAGATCTGGGCGTGGAGGTGATCGAGGGGATGCGGCGCGGGATCAACCGGGTACTCGATATGAACCTGCTGCGAACCGCCATTGACCTGGTCGCGGCCCATCACGAGAAATTCGACGGCACCGGTTATCCCAACCGGCTGAAAGGTGAGGATATCCCCCTGGCCGGACGGATTGTAGCTGCCGCGGATGTCTTTGATGCCCTGACCAGCCGACGCCCGTACAAGGACGCCTGGCCGGTCGATCAGGCCCTGCAGGTGATGCGCAGTGAAAGCGGGAGCCACTTCTGTCCGAAGGTGATCGCTGCCCTTGAGGCCGCCCTGCCGCAAATCCTGGAGGTGTATGAGCGCTACAAGGAGGTGTAG